From a single Myxocyprinus asiaticus isolate MX2 ecotype Aquarium Trade chromosome 33, UBuf_Myxa_2, whole genome shotgun sequence genomic region:
- the LOC127424417 gene encoding PR domain zinc finger protein 2-like isoform X1, with protein sequence MTACSYVSAVEEERPRVSSEYFLQQPAVQHNTSYEAATSSILEKEGEKIEEGIEGGTNEKMDCKDKQNIPLLQNASHPVSIMSQILANQSQACETENPETIKQDYRTDMPLNDTNVDPDHNPDSNLQCFSELPCPHCERRFTSRQGLERHIKAHALAASHTKQFKCSCCRRTFSTQFSQRRHERRHDNRNRKPGYRTETCTASQNVPGSGKPLNAVSLLKGDKASQNPDPIKYFNAADSEQKDGSDKISYVKALHICKYCKKAFRTCTSLKRHQRSIHERQLFPRGVCKKATVTRASEGQQLIEMAQDSQTVIPQCMEDIDQEREFMVDISSNISENLSFYIDGKIVSTSAVSNCELIEMNSGGSAFIGLNAVIISPAQITQALKLETNTCNLTPDLSEQSSIRRRTSTPPLLPQIKTQLESESILTTSSSSLSSLSLSPTSGTGLVTAHPPQSIETVAFHGEKIVYLSPKLKQLLHNQDGSKSAFAFIADGQKLGSPLSLTALPATTTRFKRRTTSPPSSLQQSPDLSVETVLHDDDSVKVKVLDLESRGTSPELSLSGNDEIEHLNPPTSDAAQMQQQILPLDCSVSRTGGNSCNQQPLDLSNSVSKQDSSEALEESILDLSIGGKNLDSDSAGGYLTQPAVKKSKPNSSMLQKVLMNEYGGVDIPSDEVQMAAGIFSAPEITKLAVVALSDSGPQNPEKLLFEISVPPASHHPMPPVLAPFSVHPAALIPSSQGSPSSTESYVSYLSTPAMEPSQEIQTLHSTLLVSDNVPPPSTVEDYIDNPVYPLQGDLKLTIPDRMTSATEGVAHTLIPTAPLLSLQSSHWVADHTVCELAQRTLVVDSVLASDEQIFSPSLPVNQPNITSLTFPPNTVVIEYTVALQSTENILPALQANSVHCLPDKASLDTTLQQEPHVPAQPQPVSPDTTPTPEIFTQSSPTEQSSGSTDVMPTLTASTNALKAESNEGGQDNLVCPASANVQTYDNSKHDNKVEDESSPLHSFCKNFMCNVCDQPFQSMKSLSQHVGEHSKEWPYKCEFCVQLFESDTGLLEHRSSYHGIGKIYVCKTCSKEFAFLCNLEQHQRDLHPSQECSHTEVVHGKLRPENHNSPKTDLIQPDIPITEFKKESDNTTLKAEEDDSENTTEELYTTIKIMASEGVKPKGPDVRLGINQHYPSFKPPPFPYHNRTPTGTTAASATNFTTPNIPQTFSTAIRCTKCGKSFDNMPELHKHILSCASASDKKRYTPKKNPIPLKQFAKAQNGVLSPAMIVNSRQNLSQKPGHLKKLNFHESPVKIKMSIMNKKKSQLVQKGRSAGVRKAFAQDNLGIYACPHCSRKFTYNASLKKHVAFSCPMRPASRKSMNRKRDIVLAQENNESLRRQIANISPTSQGSNQGAKTIIKSQINKPNTAADTTQDIRLKRSTILSTSVVQSSKKGKPISKGIFMPQLASKQIVLSSVAQVNSLRLREREGGPITRSVQQASTTITPLKQPDSHNIIMRPVLLQVKK encoded by the exons ATGACA GCATGTTCATATGTTTCAGCTGTGGAGGAGGAGAGACCTAGGGTGTCATCAGAATATTTTCTCCAGCAACCCGCAGTTCAACATAATACCTCTTACGAAGCAGCAACATCAAGCATCTTGGAGAAAGAGGGGGAAAAGATAGAAGAAGGGATAGAGGGTGGAACAAATGAGAAGATGGATTGCAAAGACAAACAGAACATCCCATTGTTGCAGAACGCCAGCCACCCTGTATCCATAATGTCTCAAATTCTAGCTAATCAAAGTCAAGCCTGTGAGACTGAGAATCCtgaaacaataaaacaagattacAGGACTGATATGCCTTTAAATGACACTAATGTTGACCCTGACCATAACCCTGATAGTAATCTCCAATGTTTTAGTGAATTGCCCTGTCCTCATTGCGAGAGACGGTTTACAAGTAGACAAGGCCTGGAACGTCACATAAAAGCACATGCTTTAGCTGCCAGCCACACAAAGCAATTTAAATGCAGTTGCTGCAGAAGGACCTTCAGTACACAATTTAGTCAGCGGCGGCATGAGAGAAGACATGATAACAGAAACAGAAAGCCAGGTTATCGCACAGAAACCTGCACTGCCAGTCAGAATGTGCCAGGCAGTGGTAAACCTCTGAATGCTGTCAGTTTGCTTAAAGGAGACAAGGCATCACAAAACCCAGACCCAATTAAGTACTTTAATGCAGCTGACAGTGAACAAAAGGATGGCTCTGATAAAATCAGTTATGTCAAAGCCTTACACATCTGCAAGTACTGCAAAAAAGCATTTAGAACTTGTACCAGTCTAAAGAGACATCAGCGCAGTATCCATGAGCGCCAACTCTTTCCTAGAGGTGTTTGTAAGAAGGCCACAGTCACACGAGCATCTGAAGGACAGCAGCTTATTGAGATGGCACAGGACTCTCAGACTGTTATCCCACAGTGTATGGAGGACATCGATCAGGAAAGGGAGTTCATGGTTGACATCTCTAGTAACATTTCAGAGAACCTCAGCTTCTACATAGACGGAAAAATTGTCTCAACAAGTGCTGTAAGCAACTGTGAGTTGATTGAGATGAACTCTGGGGGCTCTGCTTTTATTGGGCTGAATGCTGTTATCATCAGTCCAGCTCAAATTACACAAGCTCTTAAATTAGAAACCAATACTTGCAATTTGACCCCTGACCTGTCTGAGCAATCCTCCATCAGACGAAGGACTTCTACCCCACCTTTACTTccacaaataaaaacacaattggaATCTGAATCCATCTTAACCACCTCTTCATCTTCCCTTTCTTCTTTGTCGCTGTCCCCTACTTCAGGAACTGGACTGGTCACCGCTCATCCGCCCCAGTCTATTGAGACAGTTGCCTTCCACGGGGAAAAAATAGTCTATCTGTCTCCAAAACTCAAGCAGCTCCTGCACAATCAGGATGGCAGTAAATCAGCATTTGCATTCATTGCTGATGGCCAAAAACTTGGCTCTCCTTTGTCTCTGACTGCATTACCTGCAACAACCACAAGGTTTAAGAGGAGAACAACATCTCCTCCCAGCTCTCTGCAGCAAAGCCCCGATCTAAGTGTTGAAACTGTACTGCATGATGATGATTCCGTAAAAGTTAAGGTGTTAGATTTGGAGAGCCGCGGTACATCTCCTGAGTTGAGCCTCTCAGGCAATGATGAAATTGAACATTTGAATCCACCCACCTCTGATGCAGCTCAGATGCAGCAACAGATTTTGCCATTAGACTGCTCTGTATCGAGGACTGGTGGAAACTCCTGTAACCAACAACCATTAGACCTCTCTAACTCTGTGAGTAAGCAAGACAGCAGTGAAGCTTTAGAAGAGTCCATTTTGGACTTAAGTATTGGTGGAAAGAACTTGGACTCTGACTCAGCAGGAGGTTACCTCACTCAGCCTGCAGTTAAGAAGAGTAAACCCAACTCCAGTATGCTTCAGAAGGTTCTTATGAATGAGTATGGTGGTGTAGATATTCCATCTGATGAAGTTCAAATGGCTGCAGGCATCTTCAGCGCTCCTGAAATAACAAAACTTGCAGTTGTGGCGCTGTCTGATTCAGGCCCACAAAACCCTGAAAAGCTTTTGTTTGAAATTTCTGTTCCTCCTGCCTCACACCATCCAATGCCTCCTGTACTTGCTCCTTTCAGTGTCCATCCTGCTGCCCTAATCCCTTCATCTCAAGGTTCACCTTCTTCAACTGAATCTTATGTATCCTATTTATCCACTCCCGCAATGGAGCCCAGTCAGGAAATTCAAACTCTCCATTCCACTCTCCTGGTATCGGACAATGTGCCACCCCCTAGCACTGTAGAAGACTACATTGATAATCCTGTATATCCCTTACAGGGTGATTTGAAGCTGACAATCCCTGACAGGATGACCTCTGCTACTGAAGGTGTGGCCCACACCCTTATACCCACAGCCCCTTTATTGAGTTTACAAAGCTCTCATTGGGTCGCAGATCACACTGTATGTGAACTAGCCCAAAGAACATTGGTTGTAGACTCTGTATTAGCCTCTGATGAGCAGATATTTTCTCCCTCTCTGCCTGTTAACCAGCCAAACATCACATCCTTGACTTTTCCACCAAACACAGTTGTTATTGAATACACAGTTGCACTGCAGTCTACTGAAAATATTCTCCCAGCTCTCCAAGCTAATTCTGTTCATTGTCTCCCTGACAAAGCTTCTTTAGATACAACACTACAGCAAGAACCTCATGTCCCAGCTCAACCACAGCCTGTTAGCCCTGACACCACCCCAACTCCTGAAATCTTCACACAGTCATCACCTACAGAGCAGTCATCAGGCTCTACAGATGTTATGCCAACCCTCACTGCTTCCACCAATGCTTTGAAAGCAGAGAGCAATGAAGGGGGACAGGACAACTTGGTCTGCCCTGCCAGTGCTAATGTCCAGACCTATGATAACTCtaaacatgacaacaaagttgaagATGAATCATCTCCCCTGCACTCCTTTTGCAAGAATTTCATGTGCAATGTTTGTGACCAGCCCTTCCAATCCATGAAAAGTCTCAGTCAACATGTAGGTGAACACTCCAAAGAGTGGCCCTATAAATGTGAATTCTGTGTGCAGTTGTTTGAGAGTGACACGGGTTTGCTGGAACACCGTTCCAGTTATCATGGCATTGGTAAAATCTATGTCTGCAAAACATGTTCTAAAGAATTTGCTTTCCTCTGCAACTTAGAGCAGCATCAGCGAGATCTCCATCCCAGTCAAGAATGCTCACACACAGAAGTGGTGCATGGCAAATTAAGACCTGAAAATCATAACAGTCCCAAAACTGATCTGATCCAACCAGACATTCCCATCACAGAATTTAAGAAAGAATCTGACAACACAACCTTAAAAGCAGAGGAGGATGACTCAGAAAACACTACTGAAGAACTGTATACAACAATAAAAATCATGGCATCTGAAGGGGTCAAACCAAAAGGCCCAGATGTACGTCTAGGCATTAACCAGCATTACCCTAGTTTTAAACCACCTCCTTTCCCATACCACAATCGGACGCCAACTGGGACAACAGCGGCATCAGCCACCAACTTTACCACCCCCAATATCCCTCAAACCTTCAGCACAGCTATTCGTTGCACCAAGTGCGGTAAGAGCTTTGACAACATGCCCGAACTGCACAAGCACATCCTATCCTGTGCTAGTGCTAGCGACAAAAAGCGCTACACTCCTAAAAAGAACCCTATACCACTTAAGCAGTTTGCTAAAGCGCAAAATGGAGTATTATCACCTGCAATGATTGTTAATAGTAGGCAGAATCTCTCTCAAAAGCCCGGACACCTGAAAAAACTGAACTTTCATGAATCACCAGTTAAGATAAAAATGAGTATCATGAATAAGAAGAAATCTCAGCTGGTGCAAAAGGGCAGATCTGCTGGGGTGAGAAAGGCCTTTGCTCAGGATAACCTGGGGATTTATGCATGTCCTCACTGTAGcaggaagtttacatacaatgcCAGCTTAAAGAAGCATGTAGCTTTTAGCTGCCCAATGAGGCCTGCCAGTAGGAAATCCATGAACAGAAAACGTGACATTGTTTTAGCCCAAGAGAACAACGAGAGCCTTCGCAGACAAATAGCAAATATTAGTCCAACATCGCAAGGCTCAAACCAAGGggcaaaaacaataataaagagTCAGATCAACAAGCCAAACACAGCAGCTGATACAACTCAGGATATTAGGCTTAAAAGATCTACCATTCTGTCAACATCTGTGGTTCAATCTAGTAAAAAAGGCAAGCCTATTTCAAAAGGTATCTTTATGCCGCAGCTGGCCTCAAAGCAGATAGTCCTCTCCTCTGTTGCTCAGGTTAACTCTCTGAGGttgagagaaagagaaggagggCCCATTACTCGCAGTGTGCAGCAGGCCAGCACCACAATAACACCCCTTAAACAGCCAGACAGTCACAACATCATCATGCGTCCTGTCCTGCTTCAAGTcaagaaatga
- the LOC127424417 gene encoding PR domain zinc finger protein 2-like isoform X2 produces MLRSNDTVEEERPRVSSEYFLQQPAVQHNTSYEAATSSILEKEGEKIEEGIEGGTNEKMDCKDKQNIPLLQNASHPVSIMSQILANQSQACETENPETIKQDYRTDMPLNDTNVDPDHNPDSNLQCFSELPCPHCERRFTSRQGLERHIKAHALAASHTKQFKCSCCRRTFSTQFSQRRHERRHDNRNRKPGYRTETCTASQNVPGSGKPLNAVSLLKGDKASQNPDPIKYFNAADSEQKDGSDKISYVKALHICKYCKKAFRTCTSLKRHQRSIHERQLFPRGVCKKATVTRASEGQQLIEMAQDSQTVIPQCMEDIDQEREFMVDISSNISENLSFYIDGKIVSTSAVSNCELIEMNSGGSAFIGLNAVIISPAQITQALKLETNTCNLTPDLSEQSSIRRRTSTPPLLPQIKTQLESESILTTSSSSLSSLSLSPTSGTGLVTAHPPQSIETVAFHGEKIVYLSPKLKQLLHNQDGSKSAFAFIADGQKLGSPLSLTALPATTTRFKRRTTSPPSSLQQSPDLSVETVLHDDDSVKVKVLDLESRGTSPELSLSGNDEIEHLNPPTSDAAQMQQQILPLDCSVSRTGGNSCNQQPLDLSNSVSKQDSSEALEESILDLSIGGKNLDSDSAGGYLTQPAVKKSKPNSSMLQKVLMNEYGGVDIPSDEVQMAAGIFSAPEITKLAVVALSDSGPQNPEKLLFEISVPPASHHPMPPVLAPFSVHPAALIPSSQGSPSSTESYVSYLSTPAMEPSQEIQTLHSTLLVSDNVPPPSTVEDYIDNPVYPLQGDLKLTIPDRMTSATEGVAHTLIPTAPLLSLQSSHWVADHTVCELAQRTLVVDSVLASDEQIFSPSLPVNQPNITSLTFPPNTVVIEYTVALQSTENILPALQANSVHCLPDKASLDTTLQQEPHVPAQPQPVSPDTTPTPEIFTQSSPTEQSSGSTDVMPTLTASTNALKAESNEGGQDNLVCPASANVQTYDNSKHDNKVEDESSPLHSFCKNFMCNVCDQPFQSMKSLSQHVGEHSKEWPYKCEFCVQLFESDTGLLEHRSSYHGIGKIYVCKTCSKEFAFLCNLEQHQRDLHPSQECSHTEVVHGKLRPENHNSPKTDLIQPDIPITEFKKESDNTTLKAEEDDSENTTEELYTTIKIMASEGVKPKGPDVRLGINQHYPSFKPPPFPYHNRTPTGTTAASATNFTTPNIPQTFSTAIRCTKCGKSFDNMPELHKHILSCASASDKKRYTPKKNPIPLKQFAKAQNGVLSPAMIVNSRQNLSQKPGHLKKLNFHESPVKIKMSIMNKKKSQLVQKGRSAGVRKAFAQDNLGIYACPHCSRKFTYNASLKKHVAFSCPMRPASRKSMNRKRDIVLAQENNESLRRQIANISPTSQGSNQGAKTIIKSQINKPNTAADTTQDIRLKRSTILSTSVVQSSKKGKPISKGIFMPQLASKQIVLSSVAQVNSLRLREREGGPITRSVQQASTTITPLKQPDSHNIIMRPVLLQVKK; encoded by the exons ATGTTGAGATCAAATGACA CTGTGGAGGAGGAGAGACCTAGGGTGTCATCAGAATATTTTCTCCAGCAACCCGCAGTTCAACATAATACCTCTTACGAAGCAGCAACATCAAGCATCTTGGAGAAAGAGGGGGAAAAGATAGAAGAAGGGATAGAGGGTGGAACAAATGAGAAGATGGATTGCAAAGACAAACAGAACATCCCATTGTTGCAGAACGCCAGCCACCCTGTATCCATAATGTCTCAAATTCTAGCTAATCAAAGTCAAGCCTGTGAGACTGAGAATCCtgaaacaataaaacaagattacAGGACTGATATGCCTTTAAATGACACTAATGTTGACCCTGACCATAACCCTGATAGTAATCTCCAATGTTTTAGTGAATTGCCCTGTCCTCATTGCGAGAGACGGTTTACAAGTAGACAAGGCCTGGAACGTCACATAAAAGCACATGCTTTAGCTGCCAGCCACACAAAGCAATTTAAATGCAGTTGCTGCAGAAGGACCTTCAGTACACAATTTAGTCAGCGGCGGCATGAGAGAAGACATGATAACAGAAACAGAAAGCCAGGTTATCGCACAGAAACCTGCACTGCCAGTCAGAATGTGCCAGGCAGTGGTAAACCTCTGAATGCTGTCAGTTTGCTTAAAGGAGACAAGGCATCACAAAACCCAGACCCAATTAAGTACTTTAATGCAGCTGACAGTGAACAAAAGGATGGCTCTGATAAAATCAGTTATGTCAAAGCCTTACACATCTGCAAGTACTGCAAAAAAGCATTTAGAACTTGTACCAGTCTAAAGAGACATCAGCGCAGTATCCATGAGCGCCAACTCTTTCCTAGAGGTGTTTGTAAGAAGGCCACAGTCACACGAGCATCTGAAGGACAGCAGCTTATTGAGATGGCACAGGACTCTCAGACTGTTATCCCACAGTGTATGGAGGACATCGATCAGGAAAGGGAGTTCATGGTTGACATCTCTAGTAACATTTCAGAGAACCTCAGCTTCTACATAGACGGAAAAATTGTCTCAACAAGTGCTGTAAGCAACTGTGAGTTGATTGAGATGAACTCTGGGGGCTCTGCTTTTATTGGGCTGAATGCTGTTATCATCAGTCCAGCTCAAATTACACAAGCTCTTAAATTAGAAACCAATACTTGCAATTTGACCCCTGACCTGTCTGAGCAATCCTCCATCAGACGAAGGACTTCTACCCCACCTTTACTTccacaaataaaaacacaattggaATCTGAATCCATCTTAACCACCTCTTCATCTTCCCTTTCTTCTTTGTCGCTGTCCCCTACTTCAGGAACTGGACTGGTCACCGCTCATCCGCCCCAGTCTATTGAGACAGTTGCCTTCCACGGGGAAAAAATAGTCTATCTGTCTCCAAAACTCAAGCAGCTCCTGCACAATCAGGATGGCAGTAAATCAGCATTTGCATTCATTGCTGATGGCCAAAAACTTGGCTCTCCTTTGTCTCTGACTGCATTACCTGCAACAACCACAAGGTTTAAGAGGAGAACAACATCTCCTCCCAGCTCTCTGCAGCAAAGCCCCGATCTAAGTGTTGAAACTGTACTGCATGATGATGATTCCGTAAAAGTTAAGGTGTTAGATTTGGAGAGCCGCGGTACATCTCCTGAGTTGAGCCTCTCAGGCAATGATGAAATTGAACATTTGAATCCACCCACCTCTGATGCAGCTCAGATGCAGCAACAGATTTTGCCATTAGACTGCTCTGTATCGAGGACTGGTGGAAACTCCTGTAACCAACAACCATTAGACCTCTCTAACTCTGTGAGTAAGCAAGACAGCAGTGAAGCTTTAGAAGAGTCCATTTTGGACTTAAGTATTGGTGGAAAGAACTTGGACTCTGACTCAGCAGGAGGTTACCTCACTCAGCCTGCAGTTAAGAAGAGTAAACCCAACTCCAGTATGCTTCAGAAGGTTCTTATGAATGAGTATGGTGGTGTAGATATTCCATCTGATGAAGTTCAAATGGCTGCAGGCATCTTCAGCGCTCCTGAAATAACAAAACTTGCAGTTGTGGCGCTGTCTGATTCAGGCCCACAAAACCCTGAAAAGCTTTTGTTTGAAATTTCTGTTCCTCCTGCCTCACACCATCCAATGCCTCCTGTACTTGCTCCTTTCAGTGTCCATCCTGCTGCCCTAATCCCTTCATCTCAAGGTTCACCTTCTTCAACTGAATCTTATGTATCCTATTTATCCACTCCCGCAATGGAGCCCAGTCAGGAAATTCAAACTCTCCATTCCACTCTCCTGGTATCGGACAATGTGCCACCCCCTAGCACTGTAGAAGACTACATTGATAATCCTGTATATCCCTTACAGGGTGATTTGAAGCTGACAATCCCTGACAGGATGACCTCTGCTACTGAAGGTGTGGCCCACACCCTTATACCCACAGCCCCTTTATTGAGTTTACAAAGCTCTCATTGGGTCGCAGATCACACTGTATGTGAACTAGCCCAAAGAACATTGGTTGTAGACTCTGTATTAGCCTCTGATGAGCAGATATTTTCTCCCTCTCTGCCTGTTAACCAGCCAAACATCACATCCTTGACTTTTCCACCAAACACAGTTGTTATTGAATACACAGTTGCACTGCAGTCTACTGAAAATATTCTCCCAGCTCTCCAAGCTAATTCTGTTCATTGTCTCCCTGACAAAGCTTCTTTAGATACAACACTACAGCAAGAACCTCATGTCCCAGCTCAACCACAGCCTGTTAGCCCTGACACCACCCCAACTCCTGAAATCTTCACACAGTCATCACCTACAGAGCAGTCATCAGGCTCTACAGATGTTATGCCAACCCTCACTGCTTCCACCAATGCTTTGAAAGCAGAGAGCAATGAAGGGGGACAGGACAACTTGGTCTGCCCTGCCAGTGCTAATGTCCAGACCTATGATAACTCtaaacatgacaacaaagttgaagATGAATCATCTCCCCTGCACTCCTTTTGCAAGAATTTCATGTGCAATGTTTGTGACCAGCCCTTCCAATCCATGAAAAGTCTCAGTCAACATGTAGGTGAACACTCCAAAGAGTGGCCCTATAAATGTGAATTCTGTGTGCAGTTGTTTGAGAGTGACACGGGTTTGCTGGAACACCGTTCCAGTTATCATGGCATTGGTAAAATCTATGTCTGCAAAACATGTTCTAAAGAATTTGCTTTCCTCTGCAACTTAGAGCAGCATCAGCGAGATCTCCATCCCAGTCAAGAATGCTCACACACAGAAGTGGTGCATGGCAAATTAAGACCTGAAAATCATAACAGTCCCAAAACTGATCTGATCCAACCAGACATTCCCATCACAGAATTTAAGAAAGAATCTGACAACACAACCTTAAAAGCAGAGGAGGATGACTCAGAAAACACTACTGAAGAACTGTATACAACAATAAAAATCATGGCATCTGAAGGGGTCAAACCAAAAGGCCCAGATGTACGTCTAGGCATTAACCAGCATTACCCTAGTTTTAAACCACCTCCTTTCCCATACCACAATCGGACGCCAACTGGGACAACAGCGGCATCAGCCACCAACTTTACCACCCCCAATATCCCTCAAACCTTCAGCACAGCTATTCGTTGCACCAAGTGCGGTAAGAGCTTTGACAACATGCCCGAACTGCACAAGCACATCCTATCCTGTGCTAGTGCTAGCGACAAAAAGCGCTACACTCCTAAAAAGAACCCTATACCACTTAAGCAGTTTGCTAAAGCGCAAAATGGAGTATTATCACCTGCAATGATTGTTAATAGTAGGCAGAATCTCTCTCAAAAGCCCGGACACCTGAAAAAACTGAACTTTCATGAATCACCAGTTAAGATAAAAATGAGTATCATGAATAAGAAGAAATCTCAGCTGGTGCAAAAGGGCAGATCTGCTGGGGTGAGAAAGGCCTTTGCTCAGGATAACCTGGGGATTTATGCATGTCCTCACTGTAGcaggaagtttacatacaatgcCAGCTTAAAGAAGCATGTAGCTTTTAGCTGCCCAATGAGGCCTGCCAGTAGGAAATCCATGAACAGAAAACGTGACATTGTTTTAGCCCAAGAGAACAACGAGAGCCTTCGCAGACAAATAGCAAATATTAGTCCAACATCGCAAGGCTCAAACCAAGGggcaaaaacaataataaagagTCAGATCAACAAGCCAAACACAGCAGCTGATACAACTCAGGATATTAGGCTTAAAAGATCTACCATTCTGTCAACATCTGTGGTTCAATCTAGTAAAAAAGGCAAGCCTATTTCAAAAGGTATCTTTATGCCGCAGCTGGCCTCAAAGCAGATAGTCCTCTCCTCTGTTGCTCAGGTTAACTCTCTGAGGttgagagaaagagaaggagggCCCATTACTCGCAGTGTGCAGCAGGCCAGCACCACAATAACACCCCTTAAACAGCCAGACAGTCACAACATCATCATGCGTCCTGTCCTGCTTCAAGTcaagaaatga